In Thermodesulfobacteriota bacterium, the sequence AGAAAATTCTCCCATTCGGCCCGAAAGGAAGCCATGAACTCTCCACCTCGGCGCATCGTGGTGACGGCCTGGTGCAAATTTGAGACAGTTTTCGCCGCTTTCTTAGCCCTTGCCGAGATTGCTCCAGGCGTACGCAGTATCGGTTGAAATTCCAGGCCGTCGAAGCGGTAGCAGGATATTAAAAGGCTGCCTTTTCGCCCGTGAATTTCTATCTCGTTGTTGTTGCTGGTTAGCTCTGAGAAAAATGAGGAAACAATAGCTCCATTGGCCATTCGGGCATTTACCGCGGCGATTTGGTCATCCCATTCCAAAGAACGGGTCAAAGCATAAACCTCTTCCACTTCACTCTCTAATAGAAATCGCCAGAGGTCGAAGTGGTGTATGGCAATCTCAATAAGCGTTCCGCCTCCCTCTTCCCGTTTATTTCTCCACGCGGGCATGTTCCGGTAATGGCGGACATCGCTGGTCCAGGTACTCCGTATTGATTCGATTTTACCGAGAGCCCCCTCCCGGATCATTTTTCGGGCCTCTCTGACCAGGCGATGACAGCGGAGGTTAAAGCCCACTGTGGCCTGGCCAGGGGAGACGTTAGCCTTTTCTATAAGGAGTTCTATCTCCCCCATGGTGAGGGCGAGAGGTTTCTCGATGAAGGTATGTTTCCCGGCATCGAGGGCAGCAATAGCAATCTCCGCATGTGATTTTGCCGGTACACACACGGCAACAACCTCTACTTCATTATTTTTTAAGAGCTCCATAAAGTCGGTATATCGGTTTTTAATGCCGTGCTCATTTCCAACCTGACTCAAACGGTGTTGGTCTATATCCGCTATCGCCACTACCTCGGCATAGGGCAGGGATTTCAGCGCTGGAAGATGCAGTGTCCCTCCTGCCCATCCACATCCGATTATACCTACCTTTATCGGAACGTTTTTATTCACGGTGACTTAAACCTTTAAGTGCCAGCTTATAGTTGTCCTTTATTCTCCTATAAAAACTTTCGTACAAGAAGCCGGCGGCGTTGGCTATTTGTGATATCACCAGTAAAACCGCAACAAAAAACGCTTCCCGTTTTTCAAACTTGGAGAACGGATAGTGTATCAAATTTAGATAAAAGAATAAAGGCTCGATCCGGATGCCTTTGCTGTGTCGGCGGGCGCGCGCCTGGTGATAATAGAAAGCTCCACGCCCATAGTTGAAATGCTGGTGTAGGAAACTGCCAAAGGTGAGAAAATGAGAGTGATATACTACCGCATTCGGTATATAGTACATTTTATAACCGTGATAAAGCCAACGGTCGCAAAGCTCGCGGTCCTCGGCAGTAGCCCGTAAGGTAGTTACGTCGAAACCGCCTAGGTCTCTGAAAAGAACAGCCGACAGTGCCATATTGTTTGAAGTGAAAAAGCGTGATTGGTCAAATCTATCGTTATAGTAAGTGTACAGGTAGTGAACCAGGGTCTGGCTGGATGTTGAAAATAGGTTTTCGGGAAGAGCGTTAACAGTATATCCACCGATCAAACAGGTCGGGTTTTCGATTAGTGCATCAGCTAATTCTTTCAGCCAATTTGAAGAGGCCATGCAGTCATCATCGATGAAGGACAGGAATTCTCCCTTAGCATTGATGGCACCTAGGTTTCGAGCCGAAGCCGGGCCTGTATTCTTCTGGGTAACTAGTTTTATATCCAGTTGGCCGTCAAACATTTCGACTAAATCTTTAAGAGATACCGAGCCGCCGTCATCAACTACGATTACCTCAAAACGATTGCGTGGATAGTCTAGACCAGCAATTGAGCGGAGACAGGCTTTTAACTGTTCAGGGCGATTGTAGGTCGGGATGATTATCGAGAAAAATAATGATTTTTCTGACATAATCTTGTAATCAACTTACTTGGCAAGTCCTAATTTCCTTAAACTCCATTGAAGCCTGATTTTGAGTGACCAGATTTGATGTCTCACTTCCGGCGGTATCATATGGCCTAGTTGTACATTGAATATGTTTGAATTTGGTGTATTGGTTATTAGGCTGGCTACGTAGGAAAAGGATGAGCTCTCATCCAGGATCAAATAATCGCACGACGCCAGTAAATACAGGTCAACCAGGGCTTCGATCCCGTGCATCAGTCGGTCCGGCGATTCCGGATTACGGTGCATGGATTTTCCGGATGATGGATACCACTTCTCCGTGCTGATTACATTCCGGTATCTATCGAGGAATATATTCTCTATTTCTTTGTTGTCTGTTGCCAGAAAGATTTGCAGATTGGGTTCACGTCTGATTAGGGTTTCGAGCCTGCCCAAGATGGCTGAGATCCGGGCCTTTTTATCCATGTAACGAACATGCACGCCAACCGTCTTTTGATTGAACCTCTTTAACTTGAATTGTTTCACCCGTTCTTGAATCAAGGAATGGGGCTTTAAATTTTTCTGAAGTATGCTTCTCAGTATGGCTTTTGTGCTTAGCCTACTTAGTTCTTGGTAAGAGCCCTTGAAATGTCTTCTCATTATGTATACCTGCTCGACGTATGACCACATAACTAAAACATCCTCCGGGTAGTCCAGCCGGGACAGGTCTACTGAGAATGCGCGCCATGTTTCCGGATAGCGCAAAGAGGCTTCCGGATAAAGCAGAATCATATCTAGCGCGGACTGGTGCAAGTGGCCTCGCCATATGCCTGGTCTTACCGAGTCTGTAGCTGGAATCTCATCCATCTGGCCGGTCAATGGGCACTGAAATAAGCTGCTAAAGACATTGGAACCGTCGTTAGAATAGGCATCGTCACTCCAGTCGACAATCAATCTGCGCCCGGTAAGCCGCGCATATAGAATTGCCGACAGGAGGCAAAGTATTCGGTTGCCCAAGCCGGCCCTGCCTTTGACCAACAAAAATTTATCTTCACTCATTTTGGCAATGAAGGATTCTGCTTGGGCTGTAATTGGGAGCTAAAGAAGGACCGCAAGAACTCCCGTTCGCTGCTGTTGAATTCTCCCAGCATTCTGTATCCCAGGGTGATCACTGTGGTTATTGCCAGAAGCTTTAGAATTACCAAGGCACCAGGGGTCTGCCAGAAGGTCGCTGCTGAATAGGCTAGCGCCGAGAGAAAAAGGGTCCTTGCCACCGTGCCCAGACGAGGATAGACCCTCCATAATGAGTACACTGCGACCATGGCGGCCAGGGCACCTCCGGAGGCAACTAAAGTGGTGACTAAGGCTGCTCCTAAAGCCCCGTATTCCGGAATCATCAATAAATGACCTATCCCAGCTATTATCAGTACCGGGCCGCCGATGGCTAAAGTCCATCCTGGCCGCTCAGCCGATATCATGATGATGGCGGCGACGGTTATGATTACGATTGCCACTTTGGCAAATATCAATAAAGATAGCAAAGGGGCTGTGGCGGCGAAGGCTTGACCGAAGACTAAAGCCACAACCTCCCGGGCGGCCCCGGAAGCCATGGCGGCAAATGGGAGCATGCATAAAATCAACCGCATGGCGTCGCCGCCCATCTTCCGAGCAGTTTTTATTTGCTCTGATTTTATCAAATGACCTAGTGAAGAAAGCAGGAGAGGGGAAAAAGAAGTGGCGAAGATAGTGGGAATTATAGAAAGGTTTTGTGCCGCACCGTAGATGCCGGCGTCATTTGCTGTCCCGCCCAGGGCCTTCAGGGCAAATACGTCTATACTGCTGAAGAGCTGCATGAAGATCGCAAAGAAGAGCAGTGGGGGAGCATAGCTCAAGAGTTTTCTCACCGGGAAAACCGATTTAGAGAGCAAGGATGGACGGACGTATAATCGATAGACGAAAAGCTCGACCACGGTAGCGCCTATACTGCCGAGTATAGCACCGGACACGGAGAGACCCATTTCCACGAACAATACAATCAAAAACAGCCTGGCCGGCCAGCGAATGGCGCTGGCCACAGCCCTGTCCCGAAAATGTCCTATACCGATGATAATACTGCGATGGGCCTGAACCAGGCTAAGGACTAACACTTCAAACGCGAATAGCTTCAAGTAGGTCTCGAGCTTGGGCTCGTCTAAGAATGAGGCAATAAGTTTAGACAATGACCAAAATAAAATAGCGGTACACACTCCGGTGATTAAGTGTAAGCGAAGGGAGGCGGTGGCAACCTGCCGCCAATCATTTGTCTCACTGACGAATTTTATAGTCGAGCGAGTGAACAAGGAATTTGCGAACACCGACGCCCAAAGGAATAACGTGATGGACAGTGTGAATAGGCCATATCCCCCCGGGCCTAGCGTACGCGTCAGAAAGACCGTGGTTATAAAACCGGTAGGAAGGATTAATGCCTCGGCTAAAAAGAGCCTAACCGTCCCGTCCGCTAAATGACGAAATGGATTACCGAATGATTTACCCATCTAGAGATAAGAGACGAATCCAAGTCTCATTTTGATTTTCGTGCTTATTTAGAACGCATGAGCTATGTCTGAAGATTGTCCTGTTTTTTCCAGTCTGGCTTGATATAGGAGAAAAATCAGCATTAGTCCCCAGATGATTGCCTGTCCGGTCATCATCGGCCCGTCCCAGGGCGGCGTGACCAGTAGGCGTAGAGGGGCAAGGACAGAACACCATGCCATTATCAGCAACCCTACGGCGAGGACGTCACTCCCATCCGGATAAGGCCCTCGCTTGGCGATTCGAAAAAGGGTGATCATGGGAAGAATAATCAGTAGGTCGTCATACCATCGATGATAGGTCCAGATGCGAGCCATGATGGCTGATACACCTATCAAAAGCCATATATCGACGCGGCGATAGAGATATACCCAGATTCCCAGTCCTCCTAGAGCAATCAGAGAGACCCATTTATTTATGTTTAATCTCAAGAATTCGTTTGTTCCAAAGAGGGCTACCCAGCTATGCAGGTTTGAATACCCTCCGCTCACCGCACCCCATGCCGACCCGCTTTGGCCTATACTTATCCATCTTGCGATTAATGACAGCGTAGAACCGTCTTGAAACCAGGAAGCTATAAGGGTAAGAGTGAGATAAATCAGCACGACTAATACAGCCGCCCTTATCCTGCCGGGGACAAAGAGAACGATCCAAAAAAAGGGTGCGGTTATGCTCGGACTCACCAGAGCTATCGCTATCAGAAATGAACCCAATAAATCCTGACGCCATTTTCCCTCACGCTTTATCCAGAATAGTCCGGTCAAGAGTACGGGCAGAATGTGTAGTATAAGCTGGCCGTTGCCAATAGCTATGCCGGTGGCATACATGGACAAGGGGAGAAGTGCAATGAAGGCCTGCTCCAGCTTTGTTTTTGCCAGGCTTTCCCGTAGGAGTATGTAAACAAGCCATCCCAGCATGAATACCGAGGTTATGGCCCAAAGCCACCGCACCTCTTTGAAAGGCAGCCATCCGACTAAAGGCCATAATATGGTGTGTGAGGCAGGGGGATAAACTGCATGGGTTAATAGGCCGTAAACGGGTTCTCCGGCAAACCAGAATTTTACCTCCCAATAGCGATAGCGGAGGTCTATGGCTGATTTGAGGCCCTTATGCAGGGTTAAGCGATAGAACTCGTTTTCAAGCCTGATAAAGGAAGCGGCTAGCATGAGTGCTACCGCCAGCAAAAATAGCTTTGTACGGTGGTTTATCCACCAGTCACGGACTATCTGAACGTTTTTTTGACCTAGAATCACTTACACGCCTTTTAGTATCGATTCCAAACCTAAGAAGCCGACGAACCGATTTAAGCATTGGGTATCTACGGTTACTATGGAAAAATGAGAAAATAGTATTTTGGCCGGTTTACTGAACGTATCCCAGCGATCTCAGTTTTCTTATTGTTTCCTCCGAGGGTTCGTGCCGCTCGTTGGGGTATTTCGCTCGATTATTCGATGTGCTGTTACTAATTTCGTTCATTATGTCCATCAGCTCAGAAGCTTTTCCCCCCTCGTTCTGGATTTGATTGTTGAGTTCCTTTGGGTCTTCCGCAATTTTGTAATACTCCAAGGATGTGTCTCCGAGGTCGGGGTCGATGAGTTTCCCCTCAACTGACTGAATCGACCGGCCGAATATTATTCGTGTATGTGGAAATTCGCTGAAAGCCATTCGTCCCCAGTCTTCGTCGTTAGTCTGAGCTTGGCGAGGAGAGCTTAGCTCTGGGGCCTTGGTGTCTTCTTTTTTCACCATCGGCAGGAGGGAGGCTCCTCTTAATCCTGCTTTATCGTATTCAACTTCGACCAGGTCGAGGATTGTGGGCATTAAGTCTACGGTTCTCACCAGTTCCTTTACCGTTTTACCTTTAGGGAGACGGTTTGGCGCATGTATGATTAAGGGTACATGCAGCAACTCATTATAAAGAGAGTTGCCATGCTCCCATAACCCGTGCTCCCAGAAACCCTCGCCGTGGTCGGATAATAAGATAACGATAGAATCATTGTCTAGGTTTAATCTCCGGATCTCTTTGAGGATAAGTCCGACAACATCATCGGCTAGTTTTACCTCTCCGTCGTACATGTTTATAACATATTGCCTGTTTTCGGAACTGACCTCATATGTGCCCCGCCCGAAGTAATTGTCGTAGGGTGATGGTGGTTCGTAGGGCTGATGAGGATATATCAAATGGACGTAGGTGAATAACGGGTTTCCCTGACGTCCTTCCAGCAGGGTGTTTAGTTGTGCCAGTATCTTTTCGGCATCGGTCTCCCGCCACCCCACCCAGGGCCCATCGACATAGTATAATGCGGAGAAGATATCAAAGCCCTGGCCGAAACGCCTGTACGTCACTCCGGGATGGTCGGATGCCGCCACGGCGAAGTATCCATTGGCGGACAGAATCTCAGCCAACGCATCGACACCGGACGGAAGGGCTTGCCTTATGGCTACTTTGTGACGGCTTGGTTCCCACACATCCGAGGGATAAAGACCGGTGAAAAGGGTGAGTATTGAAGGGTCCGTCCAGGGAGCTTGTGAGAAGGCCTTTTCAAACCGAACCCCTTCAAGAGCCAGCCTGTCTATGTTTGGGCTGGTGGAGCGTTCATATCCATAACAGCCGAGATGGTCGGGCCTCAAGGTGTCCACCAATATGATGAATATGTTCGGCCGGTTAGTCGAGTTGGTGATAAAGAGGTCGCTCCAGTAGGCTTTGACGGATTGGTCGGTTGTCGCGCTCTTTTCCTTGCTGGAGTGTTCCGTAGTAACATCGAACTTAAGATTAACCTCTTGACCGGCAAAGGCGCTCAGGTCAAGTGAGACGTTCTTCCATCCGATGTGCTCGGTGGGCAGCCGAAGGTCTAGGAGGTTTTCTCTACCGGATTTGTTTGACACCTGAACGCTAAACTTTAAATCAGCGGCAATTGTATGATCGCGCTCTTGGTTAATTCCAAACCAAAGATGGCCGTCTTTAGGAACAAACAGTCGATAAGAGAAGTTAAAGGGTGCGATGCCGGTGATTGCATTTCGCTGCTGTCCGTCAAGATTAACCGACGTCTTGATGATTTGATGTTCGGTATCGGTTTTAAATTCCATATCCAGCAGCCTCACCGGTAACCCTTTTTGGTTGGAACCTCCTTTACCTCCGGTTGTTGAGGAATAATGCAATATAACGGGCTTATATTCGGTGATGCTTCGTTGTCTCGGTTTCTTCTCGATGAAAAACTGCCTGTATAGGCTATAGGTCTGGCGCATCATCCTTTTAGTTTTGACCGGCTCCAGATAACTAAAACCAATGGCAAAAAACGAAAACAATAAAATTAGCGAAACGGTCAAAATAGCAGACTTTCTAAGCGGGCTAAACTTCATCATAACGGTGCTGCTACCAGATTAACTATGGGGGTTTTAACAATAATTACCAATTTTACAACTTTCTTAGCATTTATCTCATTATTGTTTATTCTTTGGTCTGTTTGAATATCAGGTGTTCATTGATCTGGAGCTTGGCGGTTACAGGTTCAATCTGCTATCGAAGCTTTGGGATGGATATCGCCCGGCAATTGGTAATTATATAAGGGAGAGACCGACTCTCCAGCCAGTGCAGATCTCTCCATTGCCTCGATTACCGCAAGACTGCGATATGCATCCTCAATGTCCGGATGAATGCCCGGGTTTCCCGATTTTGCTGCTGAAACAAATGAATTTGAAGCAAGCAGGAATGACGGTTCCCCCATAGGACGAATGACTCGTTTAAAGCCTGAGAGTATATAACTGAGCCCGGGTTTTATTTGTTCGACGCGGCCATATTCGTAAGTTGGCGCCGTTAACTTGAAATCGGCAGAATACCGGTCTAACAGGGGCTTCCCGGATTGACCATAGATTTCAAGACGATCCTCATCTGCGGCGCTGAGTGAGAAGAAGGACTGCACCGGTAAGCCTCTAGCTAGTCGCATTTCTACTACAGCGCTGTCATCTTCGCTCAGTTGCGACCACAACTTCACCGAGACCTCGATGATTTCTTCTTCAAAGAGAAAATAAATCATATGTACGTGATGAGAAGCCCGGTCAAGCAATACGCCCCCTCCGCTTTGCCTAGTCCTTGTCCACAAGGGCAATTCACGCGCTGCCGAGGAAAAGACGGTTCGAACACAAGCTAAATTTCCCAGCCGTCCGGATTAAATATGCTTTTTTGTGGTCGTATGGAGCAGGCTGAAACGGTAATTAAATCCAATCATCCCAACTGTTCCGGCTTTTCCCAGGCTCTCAAAACTAGAAGAGCATCGGCAGTACCGTTAGCAATTAGCTTCTTCAGGTAAACGTGTTTACCGGCCTCGAAAGCAGCTATGGCGGACTGAGCTTGTAGAGCATGGGGAAGACAGATAATGATAGCTTCCATTTCCTTCATTTTTAGGAGGTGGTGATAATCATCAAAAATAGCCGCTTTTGGCGCAAGCCTTCTGGCTTCTTCCCGACGTGTCGGGTCTGACTTGGCAATCCGGACAAATTCTGCTCCGGGGAAACCAGCCAAGTTGTTAAGATGCACTAACTGGGCGATGCGCCCAAAGCCAAGAAGTCCTATCCTTAGGACGGACATTAGTCGTTATCTTGCCTCGTGGTTTTTAAATATATTAAAATTATCAAATTGTTCATATATCGGGCCTTATGATTAGACTTAAAGGTGGCGGTACACTATCCATAACAATTGCTCGGGTTCTGAAATCAAGGTGCTTTCCCATTTGCCTTTTAATGGACTGCTAAACTGAGGATACGAGAAAGAATATGGGTGAATGAAAATTATAGGTATTTTATCAATTACCTACTATCGAGCCGAGGTTTTGTACGGCTCTCGGTCAAATTAGTCCACTTGGTATGAAGAGCGCCCCAGAGAAATCCCAGTTTATTGGAAATCTCGAATAAAAACATAAAGGGAAGATAAAGTATGAATTCGCCCGCTGTACTAGTTTGTCGAGCTCTCCAGAATGCATCCAGCATTACTGATAACTTTCCCTTAATTCCCAAAATAGCTAAATGGGATAATCCAACGGAACTATTTGAGTACTTATTGTAATAGTTCCAGCCATGGCGCCCGCTCATAAAACACTTATAGGCAGTAGAAAGAATGCCCTGGCTATACCGGTGTTTTATCTGATGGTAGGGATAATAATATACTGGCACTCCCTTTTCACGGAGGCGCCTGGTCATGTCTGTATCCTCTCCCCTCATCAGGGATTCATCAAAAAATCCTACGATTCGGAAAACTTCCTTCCTGAAAGCGGCACCTCCAGCTGCTTCTAACTCATGTCGTGTGGTTATTCTTTCCTCAGTTACGGGAAGCCTTTGCCATCTTTTTTTCAAGGATGCCAGCCGGCTTTCCTCTGTAGTTTCTTCGACGTTCAGGCGCCTTCTCACACTGACGTCGTAATAGAAGTGGCATACTCTGCTAGCGAAATCATAATCAGCGGCTACGATTTTGAAACGCACAACCATGGCTGCCGGTTTTTCCCTAAAGAATCTGATTATAGTTTCTGCATAATCCGGCGCCAGGAGGTAGTCATCAGCCACGATCGCTACTATATCTCCAGAGGAAGCGGCAATACCTCTGTTTCTCGCCGCCGGAATTCCCTTATGAGCTTGTCTGCAGTATCTTAAGCCCGGGTGCTTCTGGGAAATATCTTTGACGATAGCATCAGTACCATCTGTCGAGCCATCATCCACGACTATAATCTCTAGATCTTCGCTCCTGATTGTCTGCGAAAACAGGGAATCCAGGCAGTCAAGAAGTAAATCTTTACGGTTGTAAGTCAGTACGATGATGGATAAAAGCGCTGATTTTTCATATGTTGTTTTCGAATCTATTCTGGAGAAATTACCCATCAGTACAGGCCACTCAAACTTGTCTATATTTGCACGATAAAGGCAGAGCGTTTGTATCAATAGGGACTGATTTTACTGACCCTATCTCTTAGCTTCCAGTATTTCATGCTGAGGCGCCAAACGAGCCCGAGCAAGATTGCCAGGTAAGGATAGTCCTGCCTTATATCAAGTCTATGTGCTTCCTGGTCGGCAATAATAAGTTCCAAATTATGTTTTTTCCTTAAATAATACTCACCCTTGCTATACCATATTCTCTGCTTTATAAAACTAACCAGCGAATCCCGACAGTCGTAATGGGCGACGATATCATCGGATTTATAAATGTCGATCTTCTTTTCTCTGAAACGGAGGTAAAGGTCATAATCCTCTCTCGATGGAAGAGATTGGTCAAAGATGGGATTTATTTTTTTTAAGAGCGTTCTCTTAATCGAAAAGTTGCCGGATGATAACCTATTTACTCTATAGAATTTGCAGCCTTTCCGGTTAAATGCAGCATTGTAGTTGTAGAACCAGAAGTTGGACAGATAACTGTCCCTCAGTTTTTTAAGATTGCCGTTGACCACCAAAGCCTCAGGGTGCTCTTTATGTACTCTAATAGTTTCCAGGACATAATTCGGTTCGAGTATGCAATCATCATCCAGAAAAACGATAATTTCGCCGGTACATCGACTCAATCCATAATTTCTGGCGAAGCTTGGCCCCCGGTTTCTCTCTAACCAAAAAAACTTGAGGAAAGAATACTCGTCTCTGTCCCAAAGATTCCGAATTCTGTCCACCACTGCCTGCTGGCTATGATCATCGACGACCAATATTTCGACGCTATTTTCGAGAAGGTTCTTTCGGACTTGAGGAACCAAGGAATTCAATAAACTGGTCAGCTTGTCCGACCGGTTATAGGTGGGAATAACGATCGAAATCATCATGAGTTCATCACACTGACTATGGCCTCTTCGGGAAGAGCGTAAATCCAGGTGAGTCCACGGCGCAGGATAAAGGGATTCCCGAATATGTCTCGAAATTGAAGTGGGCCCCCGCTGTGGATTTTGTGCCAAGTGGCTTCCTCTGGATGAGGGCCACACCAGACCTGGGCTGGTCCTTCTCCACAAGTATTGATTCGCAATCTCCCTTTGACGTCTCCGGGTATTCTGGTGGTGGGAACCCAGACCAAAACCAAATTGGTGATGATGAGATTTGGGTCTCGTGTAGCGTCCTCACCCATAGGCGTATTTAGAACGGAGCGTCTAAATCCCTTTACTTTTTTGTCCCAGTCAAATTGTTCGGGATAGGGAGCTCCGGGATGCGAATGAATTAGAACTCGGACTCCCTTAGAAATCTCCTCATTATGGGCGGGTTCATCGCGGAAGGAGGGCTGGAGTTCAGGGCAGTAATGGGATAGCGAATCCGGGTCATTTATTCTTGATTCCTCAAGACTCTGGGGAAGATTAAGCTTAAGCTCATAGAGCTTGTCGAAGATCCTTCTCGGCAAGACAAATATATGGTGGGGAGGAGTTCTCCCGTCTTCTGTCACCAGTATGGGTGCATTCTGAATAACCTCAGGCTGCCCTGTTTCGTGCTGACGGTAGAGGCATTCGAGGTCTATCACCTGCTCCGGATGTTCAAGACGGATCCGGGCCTCAGGACTTCCTCCACAGTGGACAAAGAATGGCTGGAAGGCTTCTGCCCAGTCTATAAAGTATGGACGGGCACTCCGTACCGGTCCGACAACGCTATTAAAGTCTCGAGAAAAGACGGGCATAAGACGTGTCAAGCCTCCTTCGACGGGTGCCCCGATCACCAGTGATGCAGATGCTAATCCTCTTTGCGGATGCGAGCGACCCGAATTATCTAACATTACGGCCACTGGCCTACGTCCCCGATTCTCCTCAGAAACGGGCAATCCGCACCAGGGATCTGTTTCACCTTTATCGCTCACAACCTTGGCTTTCTTTGTTATTACCGATATGGATGCGCCGTGTGTTTCCGGGAGTATCCAGTCAAACGCTGCGCTGAAGGCGAAGGTTTCAGGCAACCAGCGATCGGCAAGCCGGTGATATTCCATGAGTAAAAGGTATAAAGGCCGGTATAGCAAACGCGACTTGAGAGCCATTTTGCATCCGAGTAAGTAAAGACGAAGTGCCAAGGACTTTCGGCCAAGTTCGTTGTTGAACATCCAAAGAGCCGTCACCGGCTGGAGCAAGCTACTCTTGTTGACCGCGACTGTTTCGTTCTCCACAAAACCTTCACGCTGGAGCAAGAACTTAGTGTAGCGGAGCGAGCGAAGCCCGTGGTGCCCCACGGCATCTACATGGTGGCGGGCATAGAGTTCTGGGAATTGTTTTGCCCAGCGAAGAATCGGTTTGGATGAGTCCAGGTCTGTGAAGAAGATCAAACGCCCTCCCGGCCGCAATATGCGCCGTACCTCGCGCAAAGTAGCGACAAATTGCCTTTCGGGAAGGTGCTCGAACAGCCATATACTAACCACCACGTCCGCAGAATTGTCGGCAAAAGGCAGCTTGTCCACCGATGAAAGGATGACTCGATCGTATAGAGATGCAGCGCTCTTCAGAGCTGCGGTACGGTAATCCACTCCGGTTACATGCCCAAAGCCGGTTAAAAACTCCCAGCCTCCTCCACAGCCCAGGTCGACGATTTGTAATGGGTAACGCCCGGGCCGTGCCAGCATCGGTCGTAAAAGGTGGGGTATGCCCCAGTGGGAATTTCTGCGTATAACCCATCCCCACGGCTCCCAGCCATTCCACTCACGGCATGGCGATATCCAACGGTTTTCATGGGAAAGAGCACTCGCTGTGAACCGGACAATTCCGTTTTCCACCGGCCACGGCCCATGACCGGCAATGCATGCTAGTGCTCCCTGGTCATCTTTCACATCAAATACTATGACATCGTGACAATCGGGACAGACCAGGTCGTCTGTTTGAAATGGCATAGTGTGTATACCGACTTTAGTTTTTAAATTTTTTACTTTACTGCTCTGACCGCAATTAATACCTCATAGTCCGGGTCGATATAATC encodes:
- a CDS encoding Gfo/Idh/MocA family oxidoreductase codes for the protein MSVLRIGLLGFGRIAQLVHLNNLAGFPGAEFVRIAKSDPTRREEARRLAPKAAIFDDYHHLLKMKEMEAIIICLPHALQAQSAIAAFEAGKHVYLKKLIANGTADALLVLRAWEKPEQLG
- a CDS encoding glycosyltransferase, yielding MGNFSRIDSKTTYEKSALLSIIVLTYNRKDLLLDCLDSLFSQTIRSEDLEIIVVDDGSTDGTDAIVKDISQKHPGLRYCRQAHKGIPAARNRGIAASSGDIVAIVADDYLLAPDYAETIIRFFREKPAAMVVRFKIVAADYDFASRVCHFYYDVSVRRRLNVEETTEESRLASLKKRWQRLPVTEERITTRHELEAAGGAAFRKEVFRIVGFFDESLMRGEDTDMTRRLREKGVPVYYYPYHQIKHRYSQGILSTAYKCFMSGRHGWNYYNKYSNSSVGLSHLAILGIKGKLSVMLDAFWRARQTSTAGEFILYLPFMFLFEISNKLGFLWGALHTKWTNLTESRTKPRLDSR
- a CDS encoding glycosyltransferase family 2 protein, whose protein sequence is MMISIVIPTYNRSDKLTSLLNSLVPQVRKNLLENSVEILVVDDHSQQAVVDRIRNLWDRDEYSFLKFFWLERNRGPSFARNYGLSRCTGEIIVFLDDDCILEPNYVLETIRVHKEHPEALVVNGNLKKLRDSYLSNFWFYNYNAAFNRKGCKFYRVNRLSSGNFSIKRTLLKKINPIFDQSLPSREDYDLYLRFREKKIDIYKSDDIVAHYDCRDSLVSFIKQRIWYSKGEYYLRKKHNLELIIADQEAHRLDIRQDYPYLAILLGLVWRLSMKYWKLRDRVSKISPY
- a CDS encoding DUF3048 domain-containing protein produces the protein MPFQTDDLVCPDCHDVIVFDVKDDQGALACIAGHGPWPVENGIVRFTASALSHENRWISPCREWNGWEPWGWVIRRNSHWGIPHLLRPMLARPGRYPLQIVDLGCGGGWEFLTGFGHVTGVDYRTAALKSAASLYDRVILSSVDKLPFADNSADVVVSIWLFEHLPERQFVATLREVRRILRPGGRLIFFTDLDSSKPILRWAKQFPELYARHHVDAVGHHGLRSLRYTKFLLQREGFVENETVAVNKSSLLQPVTALWMFNNELGRKSLALRLYLLGCKMALKSRLLYRPLYLLLMEYHRLADRWLPETFAFSAAFDWILPETHGASISVITKKAKVVSDKGETDPWCGLPVSEENRGRRPVAVMLDNSGRSHPQRGLASASLVIGAPVEGGLTRLMPVFSRDFNSVVGPVRSARPYFIDWAEAFQPFFVHCGGSPEARIRLEHPEQVIDLECLYRQHETGQPEVIQNAPILVTEDGRTPPHHIFVLPRRIFDKLYELKLNLPQSLEESRINDPDSLSHYCPELQPSFRDEPAHNEEISKGVRVLIHSHPGAPYPEQFDWDKKVKGFRRSVLNTPMGEDATRDPNLIITNLVLVWVPTTRIPGDVKGRLRINTCGEGPAQVWCGPHPEEATWHKIHSGGPLQFRDIFGNPFILRRGLTWIYALPEEAIVSVMNS